The window AAGGTCATTACTCTCGGCTCTCCTCATAACGGGACACCGCTTGCGGATCTAGCGTATAGCAAGGGCGGAAGCTGGCTCGCGCAAATTCTTGGACAAAAAAGCGACGCGCTTTATTCTTTGCAAACCGGTCTGATGGCGGCTTTTCGAAGTGAAACCGACCAGCTGGAGGCGTTTCCCAATAAATATGTCACCTACTCTGGCTCGGAATGGGGAACATTTGGCGGTGTGCTGTATTTAGGCGGCATGTATTTAAAGAGCTTTGGTGCAAATGATGGCGCCGTCACGGTAAACAGCACAAGACTATCGTATGCAAACAATATTTTAACAGGAAAATGGGATCATCATTCAATCAAAAACGGCACAAGTATGTTTCCTGTGTTCCAGCATCAGCTTCTGGCAAATGTCGCAAGCGCTGAAAATGAAAATAAAGAGGAACAAGAGCCCGTTTCTGCTGAGCTGAATACAGATGTTTATGTGAAAGGTGGAGAAAGTGAAAAGGATAAAACAGAAGCGTTCTATGTAGAGGAAGGAACGAATGGCTTATCGATTCAGTGGTTAAATGAAAGGCAGGAGACGCGGCCAGAAATCATCGCCCCAAATGGAGACGTCTTAACAAACCTTAAGACATCGGAAGCATCTTTCCCATATGAAGGCGCATATTCACACCATGTGCAAATCAATAAGCCCGTTCCTGGAAAATGGACGATTCGATCGAATTCAGGAAAAAAGGCTCCTTATCTGCTGCTTGTATCCTTTGATTCACCATTAAATGAAGAAATTAAAGCAGCTGCATCGAAGTCAGGGGATGCATCAACCCATTCAAGCGGTCTGATTAAACGGTTAAGCAAATCAGTGGAAACCAATTACTTTAAAGATGCACAAAAGGATCATCCACTGAAAACAAGTACCTCATCAGCCATTCAATTGAAAAAAGAA is drawn from Bacillus pumilus and contains these coding sequences:
- a CDS encoding esterase/lipase family protein encodes the protein MKKLICIVAVMLFLSSASYAYAGTIGDPPGTPGKWFKGEEPVQKDESKPPLVFVHGINSSSSTWSDRNDMAKQAVLNGYESAFIDLHPDQDMKKNGKLLAEKLKEIYDAFDRKLIVIGHSKGGVDTQSALVYFKAHPYVEKVITLGSPHNGTPLADLAYSKGGSWLAQILGQKSDALYSLQTGLMAAFRSETDQLEAFPNKYVTYSGSEWGTFGGVLYLGGMYLKSFGANDGAVTVNSTRLSYANNILTGKWDHHSIKNGTSMFPVFQHQLLANVASAENENKEEQEPVSAELNTDVYVKGGESEKDKTEAFYVEEGTNGLSIQWLNERQETRPEIIAPNGDVLTNLKTSEASFPYEGAYSHHVQINKPVPGKWTIRSNSGKKAPYLLLVSFDSPLNEEIKAAASKSGDASTHSSGLIKRLSKSVETNYFKDAQKDHPLKTSTSSAIQLKKEGAYSVTVHYTGLTTSGTSAFNRTVIRTLYVDQHGTIHGDIPY